The following proteins come from a genomic window of Solea solea chromosome 3, fSolSol10.1, whole genome shotgun sequence:
- the LOC131456014 gene encoding extracellular calcium-sensing receptor-like encodes MQDSEAPPAASKCTLLNNFQPGFFVQGDYVIGGIFPLHFNLIMPDLNSTYRPPPIDCNGLYPRAFRWAQTMRLAVEEINQNPVLLPNHTLGYTIFDSCGYPLTGQRAVLSMLNGVSEENSSVCTNASSLLAVIGASGSAQSIVLSRILQPFRIPMISYSSSCACLSDRQKYPTFFRVIPSDDYQVKAIARMLVHFNWTWVGLLRGDNDYGRFAAKGLLRELQETKVCVAYQEMIPLLYTRQGGLRIMKVMRSSTAKVVVVFAGEGEMTTFLRDYMTQNITGIQWVGSEALITVSAFSGREYYPYLGGTIGFGTKKGHISRLGDFLQTVNPKRYPDNVLVHELWESLYGCSPFPSSVTQMPPCSGQESLLEQHSAYMNTSSPRVAYNVYKAVYAIAHSLHNLLLCQPGRGPFKNNSCAQSNNIHPWQLQHYLQEVNFQIAGDEVDFDAKGDSIPYYDIINWQRGPAGNIEFVDVGLFDGTKAVGEELLIQEDGIMWAGHQSEVPVSVCSASCLPGFRKAVRRGEPICCFDCVPCDSGKISNQTNSVDCTICPEDFWSNNDRTACISKKVEYLTFDSLGIALTVMSVVGACFTLAVCGVFFCHRHTAIVRVNNSELSFFILFALTLCFLCSLLFIGKPTYWSCIMRHTAFSITFSLCISCILGKTLVVLAAFTATRPGHNIMKWLGPKQQRTIISSCTLVQVVICAAWLIDVPPFPSRNTQYQHSKIILECSVGSSLAFWCVLGYIGLQACLCFVLAFLARKLPGKFNEAKFITFSMLIFCAVWLAFIPAYISSPGNYADAVESFAILASSFGLLFCLFAPKSYIILLKPEKNTKQHLMGKEKK; translated from the exons ATGCAAGACTCAGAAG ctccaccagcagCCTCAAAGTGCACTCTTCTAAACAACTTCCAGCCAGGATTTTTTGTCCAGGGTGACTATGTCATTGGTGGGATTTTCCCCCTTCATTTTAATCTGATAATGCCAGACCTTAACAGCACCTACAGACCACCACCAATAGATTGCAATGG ACTTTATCCCAGGGCTTTCCGGTGGGCTCAGACTATGAGACtggcagtggaggagataaACCAGAATCCAGTGCTGTTGCCGAATCACACTCTGGGCTACACAATCTTTGATTCATGTGGATATCCACtgacaggacagagagctgtttTATCGATGCTGAATGGGGTGAGTGAGGAAAACTCTTCTGTGTGCACAAATGCCTCGTCACTCCTCGCTGTGATTGGGGCTTCTGGATCTGCTCAATCCATTGTTTTGTCAAGAATCCTGCAGCCATTCCGGATCCCCATG atcAGCTACTCTtcttcatgtgcatgtttgtcagacagacaaaaatatcCAACCTTCTTCAGAGTAATTCCTAGTGATGACTACCAG GTGAAAGCCATTGCACGGATGCTAGTGCACTTTAACTGGACTTGGGTGGGGCTGCTGCGAGGAGACAATGATTATGGCCGTTTTGCTGCAAAAGGTTTACTGAGAGAATTACAGGAAACCAAAGTATGTGTAGCGTACCAAGAAATGATTCCTCTGCTCTACACTCGCCAGGGGGGACTAAGGATAATGAAG GTGATGCGTAGCTCTACTGCAAAAGTGGTGGTGGTTTTTGCAGGCGAGGGGGAGATGACAACTTTCTTGAGAGACTACATGACTCAGAACATCACTGGAATACAGTGGGTGGGGAGTGAAGCCTTGATCACAGTATCAGCCTTTTCAGGGAGAGAGTATTACCCTTACTTGGGAGGAACCATTGGGTTTggcaccaaaaaaggtcatatcTCCAGACTGGGTGACTTCCTGCAGACAGTAAACCCTAAAAGATATCCTGACAATGTCCTGGTGCATGAGCTGTGGGAGTCTCTGTATGGTTGCAGTCCTTTTCCATCCTCTGTCACCCAGATGCCACCCTGCTCAGGGCAGGAGTCTCTGCTGGAACAGCACTCAGCCTACATGAATACATCCAGCCCTAGAGTCGCCTATAATGTATATAAGGCTGTATATGCAATTGCTCATTCCCTGCACAACCTCCTTCTCTGTCAGCCGGGAAGGGGGCCTTTCAAGAACAACTCATGTGCTCAGAGCAACAACATACATCCTTGGCAG CTGCAACACTACCTCCAGGAAGTGAACTTCCAGATTGCTGGTGACGAGGTGGACTTTGATGCCAAGGGTGACTCTATACCCTATTATGATATTATAAACTGGCAGAGAGGCCCAGCAGGAAACATTGAATTTGTCgatgtgggtttgtttgatgGAACCAAGGCTGTTggagaggagctgttgatccaggaGGACGGAATAATGTGGGCAGGACATCAGAGTGAG GTGCCAGTATCTGTTTGCAGTGCCAGTTGTCTTCCAGGCTTCCGGAAGGCTGTCCGTCGTGGGGAGCCtatctgctgctttgactgtgtacCATGTGACAGTGGCAAAATTAGCAATCAGACAA ACTCAGTAGATTGTACAATTTGTCCTGAGGACTTCTGGTCAAACAACGACAGAACAGCCTGCATCTCCAAGAAAGTGGAGTACTTGACCTTCGATTCTTTGGGAATAGCCCTGacagtgatgtctgtggtgggcgcctgcttcactctggctgtctgtggagtcttcttctgtcacagacacacagctatCGTCCGTGTGAATAACTCTGAGCTCAGTTTCTTCATACTGTTTgcactgactctgtgtttcctgtgttctctgcttttcattggaAAGCCAACATATTGGTCCTGCATAATGCGCCACACTGCCtttagcatcacattttcactgtgtatttcctGCATCTTGGGGAAGACCCTGGTGGTACTGGCTGCATTCACTGCCACCAGGCCAGGGCACAACATCATGAAGTGGCTGGGGCctaagcagcagaggaccatcaTCTCCAGCTGCACTCTGGTTCAGGTGGTTATCTGTGCTGCCTGGCTCATTGATGTTCCACCGTTTCCatccagaaatacacaatatcAACATTCAAAGATCATACTGGAGTGTAGTGTGGGCTCTAGCCTGGCATTCTGGTGCGTTCTTGGATATATTGGTCTGCAGGCCTGTCTGTGCTTTGTATTGGCTTTTCTGGCCCGAAAGTTGCCGGGAAAGTTCAACGAGGCCAAATTCATCacattcagcatgctgatcttctgtgctgTATGGCTAGCATTCATCCCTGCTTATATCAGCTCCCCTGGAAATTATGCAGATGCAGTTGAGTCGTTTGCCATCTTGGCCTCCAGCTTTGGCTTGTTGTTCTGCCTGTTTGCTCCAAAgagttacattattttactgaagccggaaaagaatacaaaacagcacctgatggggaaagaaaagaaatga